A window from Planococcus maritimus encodes these proteins:
- a CDS encoding competence protein ComK, which yields MKNCGEFGIDRELVLLESWYETDKRSRVTTTNGVYYSTEPPLALIDKARLTVACPHNLRLKATRHNLKRFEKHIVLYSKDGISAYPTQSPSKLTCVWIFNYQYTMEFVSPTRTRIIYKQFGISKEIDASIHHLSRQRKRQHELFF from the coding sequence ATGAAGAATTGCGGCGAGTTTGGAATCGATCGGGAGCTTGTGCTTCTTGAATCTTGGTACGAGACAGATAAGCGTTCGCGCGTAACGACTACGAACGGCGTGTATTATTCAACCGAGCCGCCCTTGGCCTTAATCGATAAAGCACGCTTGACGGTTGCTTGCCCACACAATCTGCGTCTGAAAGCTACCCGACATAACCTCAAACGTTTCGAGAAACATATCGTCTTGTATTCAAAAGATGGCATTTCCGCCTATCCCACTCAATCTCCGTCCAAATTAACTTGCGTTTGGATTTTCAACTACCAATACACTATGGAGTTCGTGTCTCCAACCAGAACGCGTATTATTTATAAACAATTCGGCATCTCGAAAGAAATTGACGCCTCGATTCACCATTTATCCAGACAACGAAAGCGGCAGCACGAGTTATTTTTTTAA
- a CDS encoding GyrI-like domain-containing protein has protein sequence MRYMKEPTIIERCEQPYVGIAAKVSEHIETAPELAAEVLAWLRARNESPAGQPFIRFWCLDDDGRRLIEVGIPTKKLMPEDHRVVSGYLPGGDFAHTTHNGPPDCCWSSVEELTDWLGREGLSPALRYEGETKIWDGHIAFFVTDPIHKNTQDAWVIELFILLLADHAA, from the coding sequence ATGCGTTATATGAAAGAGCCAACGATTATAGAGCGTTGTGAACAACCGTATGTAGGCATTGCAGCTAAGGTTTCGGAGCACATCGAAACAGCACCCGAGCTGGCGGCTGAAGTGTTAGCTTGGTTACGTGCGCGTAATGAGTCACCTGCTGGGCAGCCGTTTATCCGCTTTTGGTGCCTTGATGACGATGGGCGCAGGCTGATTGAAGTGGGCATTCCGACAAAGAAACTTATGCCAGAAGATCACCGCGTCGTTTCCGGATATTTACCTGGAGGAGATTTTGCCCATACAACTCATAATGGCCCGCCAGATTGTTGTTGGTCTTCTGTAGAGGAACTAACCGATTGGTTGGGACGAGAAGGATTGTCTCCGGCATTGCGCTACGAAGGTGAAACGAAAATTTGGGACGGCCATATCGCTTTTTTTGTAACTGATCCCATTCATAAGAACACCCAAGATGCTTGGGTGATTGAGCTGTTTATTCTGCTGCTCGCGGACCATGCTGCATAG